The proteins below come from a single Tachysurus fulvidraco isolate hzauxx_2018 chromosome 13, HZAU_PFXX_2.0, whole genome shotgun sequence genomic window:
- the prrt4a gene encoding proline-rich transmembrane protein 4 isoform X1, with amino-acid sequence MIPHSAGVTVILSLTLISSLQAAYLTEDGGDQAQTQTSPVKDHKDVHRAGSLLWSSQTSRDNMDTTTPPIATGLPSLINLFATSSNPASQVKSKEFKASGYTTSPDQKTEMRLSDAWEFRQSKANAQRSHDTGMKQKHTDLLTTLQVDRRTVEELTKRPPNLGTNSLRDSLTLDSTSSQTTPGLEKMYEGQYKKNKTSRPTLDKTSRLTPGLTAHAFIPGSLSRDDWNDDLTESSSLPDCNIDTMGVCNSSNPLWSLGLPDNLTRALNPASPMPPHENVTPSPSIIMTPPLLVPLFSDWNAAMATWGLAWELQVYGLGCVFSLVAVLSALSLLCLPLCQPSGCANFTLLHLLQLLIGSSRAFWLIYDPYGQKERLPVAWARLLHEAGYPCLTGAFGMLLVLLSPQLLSQNALRRCICLLAMLMLLHMATVLGTVGILWIFPSLPVVSLLPPAVFLLLSCLLSTSYLLLYCCARVEAKHIYRLRENSPDRLACQASQCPLSEAGVWERAAGMGLVSAIFLLACAGLRLYAILHTLGMTGGRMGLMPWSWWVFQLCCRACEACVCLTLALILTHPLLCCGVARPKLSHWNSWFNRSSTRNTVITKPQILSSGWTKKTGETLHESMSRHESESVPLYTLAELPLGEPEGLELNYPNSPQPAPAQPPKNGLLVSPPSFLSLYCDSTVDLRPPSPIDLRRSIDEALNSEALFHRSLFSSSRLSLSTRGPPDGQPCRGIPAEPSLYRTASCGDVDLPSAPSPPVLRSSAAWKASNFNSLRGGTRSHGGQASFYTGFGPGRYSQKQYRALGSISSREHLYDQHIRTQADELAVQAEFINVCRQIDSLSVCSDTIEL; translated from the exons ATGATCCCTCACAGTGCAGGAGTCACAGTCATTCTCAGTCTTACTTTGATCAGCAGCTTACAGGCTGCATACCTGACTGAAGATGGAGGAGAccaagcacagacacagacaagcCCTGTTAAAGATCACAAAGATGTTCACCGTGCTGGCAGCTTACTGTGGAGCAGCCAGACATCAAGAGATAATATGGACACCACTACTCCACCAATAGCCACTGGCCTTCCATCTCTAATCAACTTATTTGCAACATCTTCCAATCCAGCCTCCCAGGTCAAGAGCAAGGAATTCAAAGCTTCGGGATATACAACATCTCCAGATCAGAAAACTGAAATGAGGCTAAGTGATGCCTGGGAATTCAGGCAGTCCAAAGCTAATGCTCAAAGATCACATGACACAGGAATGAAACAGAAGCACACAGACCTACTGACAACTCTACAGGTTGACAGAAGAACTGTTGAGGAGCTCACCAAGAGGCCACCTAATCTTGGTACAAATTCCTTAAGag ATAGTTTGACATTAGACTCTACATCCAGTCAGACAACTCCAGGATTGGAGAAAATGTATGAAGGTCAGTATAAGAAAAACAAGACATCTAGGCCGACTCTAGACAAGACATCCAGACTGACTCCAGGACTGACAGCACACGCTTTTATTCCAG GCTCGCTTTCACGAGATGACTGGAATGACGACTTAACTGAATCCTCATCCCTGCCTGACTGCAATATTGACACCATGGGGGTCTGCAACTCCTCCAACCCTCTCTGGAGCCTTGGTCTCCCTGACAACCTCACCAGGGCCCTGAATCCTGCCTCCCCAATGCCCCCCCATGAGAATGTAACACCATCTCCTTCTATAATAATGACCCCACCTCTTTTGGTGCCATTATTTTCAGACTGGAATGCTGCAATGGCAACGTGGGGCCTGGCATGGGAGCTGCAGGTATACGGGCTGGGTTGCGTGTTCTCTCTGGTGGCTGTATTGTCTGCGCTAAGTTTACTGTGCCTCCCTCTGTGCCAGCCATCCGGCTGTGCCAACTTCACCCTCTTGCATCTCCTGCAGCTGCTTATTGGTTCAAGTCGGGCTTTCTGGCTCATTTATGACCCCTATGGTCAAAAGGAACGCCTCCCTGTGGCCTGGGCACGGCTCCTACATGAGGCCGGCTACCCATGTTTAACCGGAGCATTTGGCATGCTTCTTGTGCTGCTTTCTCCTCAGCTACTCTCTCAGAATGCACTGCGGCGGTGTATTTGCTTGTTAGCTATGCTCATGCTGCTTCACATGGCCACAGTTCTGGGCACAGTTGGAATATTATGGATTTTTCCTTCCCTCCCTGTTGTTTCTCTGCTGCCACCTGCAGTCTTCCTGCTTCTTTCTTGTCTCCTCTCCACTTCATACCTGCTGCTCTACTGCTGTGCCCGTGTTGAAGCCAAGCACATCTACAGGCTGAGGGAGAATTCACCTGATCGTCTGGCATGCCAGGCCAGTCAGTGCCCACTCAGTGAGGCAGGAGTGTGGGAGCGGGCAGCTGGAATGGGACTGGTCTCAGCAATTTTCCTCCTGGCATGTGCAGGTCTCAGGCTCTATGCCATCCTGCATACACTGGGAATGACTGGTGGCAGGATGGGTCTCATGCCCTGGTCTTGGTGGGTCTTTCAGCTATGCTGCAGAGCATGCGAGGCatgtgtctgtctcactctagcactcatcctcacacaccctctACTCTGCTGTGGAGTAGCTCGTCCCAAACTAAGTCACTGGAACTCATGGTTCAACAGGTCATCCACTAGGAATACAGTGATCACCAAACCACAAATACTGTCAAGTGGTTGGACCAAGAAGACTGGAGAGACTCTGCATGAAAGCATGTCACGccatgagagtgagagtgtgccACTTTATACCCTAGCAGAGCTGCCCCTTGGAGAACCAGAAGGCCTGGAGCTTAACTATCCCAATAGCCCTCAACCTGCCCCTGCACAACCTCCTAAAAATGGACTTTTGGTctctcctccttccttcctcagCCTGTATTGTGATTCTACAGTAGATCTAAGGCCTCCATCTCCTATTGATTTGCGGAGAAGCATTGATGAGGCTTTAAACAGTGAGGCTCTATTCCATCGCAGCCTGTTCAGCTCCTCCAGGCTGTCCCTCAGCACCCGGGGGCCTCCAGATGGCCAGCCATGCAGAGGAATACCTGCAGAACCATCACTCTACCGCACTGCATCATGTGGGGATGTGGATTTGCCTTCTGCACCATCGCCACCTGTATTAAGGAGCAGTGCAGCATGGAAGGCCTCCAACTTCAACTCCTTACGTGGGGGAACTAGAAGTCATGGAGGTCAGGCATCTTTTTATACTGGCTTTGGCCCTGGGCGCTACTCTCAGAAGCAATACAGGGCTCTGGGCTCCATTTCTTCCAGAGAGCATTTGTATGATCAACACATTCGCACACAAGCTGATGAACTGGCTGTGCAAGCTGAATTCATCAACGTCTGCAGACAGATAGACTCACTGAGTGTCTGCAGTGACACCATTGAACTGTAG
- the prrt4a gene encoding proline-rich transmembrane protein 4 isoform X2 yields MIPHSAGVTVILSLTLISSLQAAYLTEDGGDQAQTQTSPVKDHKDVHRAGSLLWSSQTSRDNMDTTTPPIATGLPSLINLFATSSNPASQVKSKEFKASGYTTSPDQKTEMRLSDAWEFRQSKANAQRSHDTGMKQKHTDLLTTLQVDRRTVEELTKRPPNLGTNSLRGSLSRDDWNDDLTESSSLPDCNIDTMGVCNSSNPLWSLGLPDNLTRALNPASPMPPHENVTPSPSIIMTPPLLVPLFSDWNAAMATWGLAWELQVYGLGCVFSLVAVLSALSLLCLPLCQPSGCANFTLLHLLQLLIGSSRAFWLIYDPYGQKERLPVAWARLLHEAGYPCLTGAFGMLLVLLSPQLLSQNALRRCICLLAMLMLLHMATVLGTVGILWIFPSLPVVSLLPPAVFLLLSCLLSTSYLLLYCCARVEAKHIYRLRENSPDRLACQASQCPLSEAGVWERAAGMGLVSAIFLLACAGLRLYAILHTLGMTGGRMGLMPWSWWVFQLCCRACEACVCLTLALILTHPLLCCGVARPKLSHWNSWFNRSSTRNTVITKPQILSSGWTKKTGETLHESMSRHESESVPLYTLAELPLGEPEGLELNYPNSPQPAPAQPPKNGLLVSPPSFLSLYCDSTVDLRPPSPIDLRRSIDEALNSEALFHRSLFSSSRLSLSTRGPPDGQPCRGIPAEPSLYRTASCGDVDLPSAPSPPVLRSSAAWKASNFNSLRGGTRSHGGQASFYTGFGPGRYSQKQYRALGSISSREHLYDQHIRTQADELAVQAEFINVCRQIDSLSVCSDTIEL; encoded by the exons ATGATCCCTCACAGTGCAGGAGTCACAGTCATTCTCAGTCTTACTTTGATCAGCAGCTTACAGGCTGCATACCTGACTGAAGATGGAGGAGAccaagcacagacacagacaagcCCTGTTAAAGATCACAAAGATGTTCACCGTGCTGGCAGCTTACTGTGGAGCAGCCAGACATCAAGAGATAATATGGACACCACTACTCCACCAATAGCCACTGGCCTTCCATCTCTAATCAACTTATTTGCAACATCTTCCAATCCAGCCTCCCAGGTCAAGAGCAAGGAATTCAAAGCTTCGGGATATACAACATCTCCAGATCAGAAAACTGAAATGAGGCTAAGTGATGCCTGGGAATTCAGGCAGTCCAAAGCTAATGCTCAAAGATCACATGACACAGGAATGAAACAGAAGCACACAGACCTACTGACAACTCTACAGGTTGACAGAAGAACTGTTGAGGAGCTCACCAAGAGGCCACCTAATCTTGGTACAAATTCCTTAAGag GCTCGCTTTCACGAGATGACTGGAATGACGACTTAACTGAATCCTCATCCCTGCCTGACTGCAATATTGACACCATGGGGGTCTGCAACTCCTCCAACCCTCTCTGGAGCCTTGGTCTCCCTGACAACCTCACCAGGGCCCTGAATCCTGCCTCCCCAATGCCCCCCCATGAGAATGTAACACCATCTCCTTCTATAATAATGACCCCACCTCTTTTGGTGCCATTATTTTCAGACTGGAATGCTGCAATGGCAACGTGGGGCCTGGCATGGGAGCTGCAGGTATACGGGCTGGGTTGCGTGTTCTCTCTGGTGGCTGTATTGTCTGCGCTAAGTTTACTGTGCCTCCCTCTGTGCCAGCCATCCGGCTGTGCCAACTTCACCCTCTTGCATCTCCTGCAGCTGCTTATTGGTTCAAGTCGGGCTTTCTGGCTCATTTATGACCCCTATGGTCAAAAGGAACGCCTCCCTGTGGCCTGGGCACGGCTCCTACATGAGGCCGGCTACCCATGTTTAACCGGAGCATTTGGCATGCTTCTTGTGCTGCTTTCTCCTCAGCTACTCTCTCAGAATGCACTGCGGCGGTGTATTTGCTTGTTAGCTATGCTCATGCTGCTTCACATGGCCACAGTTCTGGGCACAGTTGGAATATTATGGATTTTTCCTTCCCTCCCTGTTGTTTCTCTGCTGCCACCTGCAGTCTTCCTGCTTCTTTCTTGTCTCCTCTCCACTTCATACCTGCTGCTCTACTGCTGTGCCCGTGTTGAAGCCAAGCACATCTACAGGCTGAGGGAGAATTCACCTGATCGTCTGGCATGCCAGGCCAGTCAGTGCCCACTCAGTGAGGCAGGAGTGTGGGAGCGGGCAGCTGGAATGGGACTGGTCTCAGCAATTTTCCTCCTGGCATGTGCAGGTCTCAGGCTCTATGCCATCCTGCATACACTGGGAATGACTGGTGGCAGGATGGGTCTCATGCCCTGGTCTTGGTGGGTCTTTCAGCTATGCTGCAGAGCATGCGAGGCatgtgtctgtctcactctagcactcatcctcacacaccctctACTCTGCTGTGGAGTAGCTCGTCCCAAACTAAGTCACTGGAACTCATGGTTCAACAGGTCATCCACTAGGAATACAGTGATCACCAAACCACAAATACTGTCAAGTGGTTGGACCAAGAAGACTGGAGAGACTCTGCATGAAAGCATGTCACGccatgagagtgagagtgtgccACTTTATACCCTAGCAGAGCTGCCCCTTGGAGAACCAGAAGGCCTGGAGCTTAACTATCCCAATAGCCCTCAACCTGCCCCTGCACAACCTCCTAAAAATGGACTTTTGGTctctcctccttccttcctcagCCTGTATTGTGATTCTACAGTAGATCTAAGGCCTCCATCTCCTATTGATTTGCGGAGAAGCATTGATGAGGCTTTAAACAGTGAGGCTCTATTCCATCGCAGCCTGTTCAGCTCCTCCAGGCTGTCCCTCAGCACCCGGGGGCCTCCAGATGGCCAGCCATGCAGAGGAATACCTGCAGAACCATCACTCTACCGCACTGCATCATGTGGGGATGTGGATTTGCCTTCTGCACCATCGCCACCTGTATTAAGGAGCAGTGCAGCATGGAAGGCCTCCAACTTCAACTCCTTACGTGGGGGAACTAGAAGTCATGGAGGTCAGGCATCTTTTTATACTGGCTTTGGCCCTGGGCGCTACTCTCAGAAGCAATACAGGGCTCTGGGCTCCATTTCTTCCAGAGAGCATTTGTATGATCAACACATTCGCACACAAGCTGATGAACTGGCTGTGCAAGCTGAATTCATCAACGTCTGCAGACAGATAGACTCACTGAGTGTCTGCAGTGACACCATTGAACTGTAG